The following proteins are co-located in the Spinactinospora alkalitolerans genome:
- a CDS encoding SRPBCC domain-containing protein → MSDGWKRREVGRTRDAGWQIGVSKTVDRPVDEVWAFITSPAGVAIWLGEGVTVLSEQGAGYETTTGVRGETRSFRELDRVRLTWQPPDWSHDTTLQLAVRSAGAGRAMLVVHQERLADASERERQRRHWRGVITALVAALAEV, encoded by the coding sequence CCGTGATGCCGGCTGGCAGATTGGGGTGTCGAAGACCGTCGACCGCCCTGTCGACGAGGTGTGGGCCTTCATCACCTCGCCAGCGGGCGTAGCCATCTGGCTGGGCGAGGGCGTCACCGTCTTGTCGGAGCAAGGCGCGGGCTACGAAACCACGACCGGAGTCCGCGGTGAGACACGCAGCTTCCGCGAACTCGACCGCGTCCGGCTCACCTGGCAGCCGCCCGACTGGTCCCACGACACGACATTGCAACTGGCCGTACGGTCCGCGGGTGCGGGGCGGGCGATGCTGGTAGTCCATCAGGAACGGCTGGCCGATGCATCCGAACGTGAGCGGCAGCGCCGCCACTGGCGGGGCGTCATCACTGCTCTGGTGGCTGCCCTCGCCGAGGTCTGA
- a CDS encoding MBL fold metallo-hydrolase, producing the protein MRLTIIGSSGSFPGPASPASCYLVEADGFRVLLDLGNGALGALQRYADIYAIDAVYLSHLHADHCFDLCSYWVARTYPAGGPKPRIPVYGPPGVADRMAEAYGLDPDPGMRETFDFHELTPGTRRIGPFTAHLDVVNHPVDAFGIRLEHSGAALTYSGDTGACDEIVRLARDTDLFLCESSFHDHQEHPKDMHLTGSEAGDHARRAGARKLVLTHLVPWNDDERSLAEARTTYNGPVELARPGAVHEITGPRVPSTA; encoded by the coding sequence GTGCGACTCACCATCATCGGCTCATCGGGGAGCTTCCCCGGCCCGGCCAGTCCGGCGTCCTGTTACCTCGTGGAGGCCGACGGCTTCCGTGTCCTGCTGGACCTGGGCAACGGCGCCCTGGGGGCCCTGCAGAGGTACGCCGACATCTACGCGATCGACGCGGTCTACCTCAGCCACCTGCACGCCGACCACTGCTTCGACCTGTGCTCCTACTGGGTCGCCCGCACCTACCCCGCGGGCGGGCCCAAGCCGCGCATCCCCGTCTACGGTCCCCCCGGCGTCGCCGACCGCATGGCCGAGGCCTACGGGCTCGACCCCGACCCCGGCATGCGCGAGACCTTCGACTTCCACGAGCTGACCCCCGGCACCCGGCGGATCGGCCCGTTCACCGCTCACCTCGACGTCGTCAACCACCCCGTCGACGCCTTCGGCATCCGGCTGGAGCACAGCGGCGCCGCGCTCACCTACTCCGGCGACACCGGCGCCTGCGACGAGATCGTCCGGCTCGCCCGCGACACCGACCTGTTCCTGTGCGAGTCGTCCTTCCACGACCACCAGGAGCACCCCAAGGACATGCACCTCACCGGCAGCGAGGCCGGCGACCACGCCCGCCGCGCCGGCGCGCGCAAACTCGTCCTCACCCACCTCGTCCCGTGGAACGACGACGAGCGCTCGCTCGCCGAGGCCAGGACCACCTACAACGGGCCGGTCGAACTCGCCCGCCCCGGCGCCGTCCACGAGATCACCGGCCCGCGCGTCCCGAGCACCGCCTAG
- a CDS encoding thioesterase family protein: MTRFDSATAVTKAGDGHYTVDLDPGYLIGSALNGGYLMTVLQRAALAESAHPHAVSSSFHFLRPGGEGPADIDVAVLKPGRTVSTIQVTLRQGGKPLVTGLIASGALDESAAPVYEAPPAEIPPIEQCHRYDPRQGRSASMGFPDRVDQYYSRETYAMLARTADPAGAAPRLRGHIRLSEGDGGHSEDPARFLPLAVDALPPVVTVLDSWRWAPTVELTWHMRAVPAPGPLAFRARADLVSDGWFDETVDLWDTKGRLVAQSRQLARVGT, encoded by the coding sequence ATGACACGATTCGACTCAGCGACCGCGGTCACCAAGGCCGGCGACGGCCACTACACCGTCGACCTCGACCCCGGCTACCTCATCGGCAGCGCCCTCAACGGCGGCTACCTCATGACGGTGCTGCAACGGGCGGCCCTGGCCGAGTCCGCGCACCCCCACGCCGTCTCCTCCTCCTTCCACTTCCTGCGGCCCGGCGGCGAGGGCCCCGCCGACATCGACGTCGCGGTCCTCAAGCCGGGCCGCACCGTCAGCACCATCCAGGTCACCCTGCGCCAGGGCGGCAAACCCCTGGTCACGGGCCTCATCGCCAGCGGGGCGCTCGACGAGTCGGCGGCCCCCGTCTACGAGGCGCCGCCCGCCGAGATCCCGCCGATCGAGCAGTGCCACCGCTACGACCCGCGCCAGGGCCGGTCGGCGAGCATGGGCTTCCCCGACCGCGTCGACCAGTACTACAGCCGCGAGACCTACGCCATGCTCGCCCGCACCGCCGACCCGGCCGGGGCCGCTCCGCGACTGCGGGGCCACATCCGGCTCAGCGAGGGCGACGGCGGCCACAGCGAGGACCCCGCCCGGTTCCTGCCGCTGGCCGTCGACGCGCTGCCGCCCGTCGTCACCGTCCTCGACTCCTGGCGCTGGGCCCCCACCGTCGAGCTCACCTGGCACATGCGCGCCGTCCCCGCCCCCGGTCCGCTCGCCTTCCGCGCCAGGGCCGACCTGGTCAGCGACGGCTGGTTCGACGAGACCGTCGACCTGTGGGACACCAAGGGCCGCCTCGTCGCCCAAAGCCGCCAACTCGCACGCGTCGGAACGTGA
- a CDS encoding alpha/beta hydrolase family protein produces MPKKPKNAAVLRGPGIVAGALAAGLALTLSTAPALAGTAPAAIPESPGEGFRFTLPEPTGRHDVGTVELHLVDEDRADPWNPERARELMVSIWYPAKGGRGHERARYAPSGTAAALDAEVAPQLGLEPGDLDIAGVRTAARTGVPADRRLGERPVVLFSPGGGVSRTLGTALVQDLASRGYVVVTVDHTGEAPVEFPGGRVEGVRYDAEDPHLYRDLMDARVRDTRFLLDELETIEDGGNPDAEGRRLPPGLGRILDLSEIGMFGHSAGGSAAAHTMHEDRRVDAGIDMDGSISFGAPGSQQRADFEERFPVAQRGLDRPFMLMGGSGEKDPENPGADPAHTHETFDDWAALWDNSTGWKLDVNFPEARHFSFTDHLVALPRIREEFDLDEALITPAIGTVDDPARMHRSQRAYVAAFFDEHLRHRPQPLLDAESPEHPDARFIP; encoded by the coding sequence ATGCCGAAAAAACCGAAGAACGCCGCGGTCCTTCGAGGGCCGGGCATCGTCGCCGGCGCGCTCGCCGCCGGACTCGCCCTGACCCTCTCGACCGCGCCGGCGCTCGCCGGCACCGCACCGGCCGCAATCCCCGAATCCCCCGGGGAGGGCTTCCGCTTCACCCTCCCCGAACCCACCGGGCGCCACGACGTCGGAACGGTCGAGCTCCACCTGGTCGACGAGGACCGCGCCGACCCGTGGAACCCCGAGCGGGCCAGGGAGCTCATGGTGAGCATCTGGTACCCGGCCAAGGGCGGCCGCGGCCACGAGCGCGCCCGGTACGCGCCTTCGGGGACGGCCGCCGCGCTCGACGCGGAGGTCGCCCCGCAGCTCGGGCTGGAACCGGGCGACCTCGACATCGCGGGCGTGCGGACCGCGGCCAGGACCGGCGTCCCCGCCGACCGGCGCCTCGGCGAGCGGCCGGTCGTGCTGTTCTCCCCGGGAGGCGGGGTCTCCCGGACCCTCGGCACCGCCCTCGTGCAGGACCTGGCGAGCCGCGGCTACGTCGTGGTGACCGTGGACCACACCGGCGAGGCGCCGGTGGAGTTCCCCGGCGGGCGCGTCGAGGGGGTGCGCTACGACGCCGAGGACCCCCACTTGTACCGCGACCTGATGGACGCCCGCGTGCGCGACACCCGCTTCCTGCTCGACGAGCTCGAGACCATCGAGGACGGCGGCAACCCCGACGCCGAGGGCCGCAGGCTGCCGCCCGGCCTCGGCCGGATCCTCGACCTGTCCGAGATCGGGATGTTCGGGCACTCCGCGGGCGGCTCCGCCGCGGCCCACACCATGCACGAGGACCGGCGCGTCGACGCCGGCATCGACATGGACGGGTCGATCTCCTTCGGCGCTCCGGGCTCGCAGCAGCGGGCCGACTTCGAGGAGCGCTTCCCGGTCGCCCAGCGCGGCCTGGACCGGCCGTTCATGCTCATGGGCGGCAGCGGCGAGAAGGACCCCGAAAACCCCGGCGCCGACCCCGCGCACACCCATGAGACGTTCGACGACTGGGCAGCCCTCTGGGACAACTCCACCGGCTGGAAACTCGACGTGAACTTCCCCGAGGCCCGGCACTTCTCGTTCACCGACCACCTGGTGGCCCTGCCCCGGATCAGGGAGGAGTTCGACCTGGACGAGGCGCTCATCACCCCCGCCATCGGCACGGTGGACGACCCCGCGCGGATGCACCGCTCCCAGCGCGCCTACGTCGCGGCGTTCTTCGACGAGCACCTGCGGCACCGGCCCCAGCCGCTCCTCGACGCCGAATCCCCGGAGCACCCCGACGCGCGCTTCATCCCCTAG
- a CDS encoding maleylpyruvate isomerase family mycothiol-dependent enzyme, with the protein MSDSALGPAIDARPLFTREQERLLALLDGLSAEQWRAPTACAGWSVRDLAPHILGDHLGRLSGGRDGHARSAPREGEAFNAFIHRVNDEWVPAAARISPRLLVEMLTDAAARIAAYWESVDLHATGLPVSWAGPEAAPMWLDCARDYTEYWVHQQQIREAVGAPRLDEPRFRAPVVDAFMRALPHALRDVRPPEGTRVRYAVTGDSGGAWTATRSAGRWALERGDGGGQEPDAALTTDADTFWRLCTRDTVPEEARPLVVREGDEALTEAAARMVSIIV; encoded by the coding sequence ATGAGCGATTCCGCGTTGGGCCCCGCGATCGACGCCCGCCCGCTGTTCACACGGGAGCAGGAGAGGCTGCTCGCTCTCCTCGACGGCCTGTCGGCGGAGCAGTGGCGGGCCCCGACGGCGTGCGCGGGGTGGAGCGTGCGCGACCTCGCACCGCACATCCTGGGCGACCACCTGGGGCGGCTGTCCGGCGGGCGGGACGGCCACGCCCGGTCGGCGCCGCGCGAGGGCGAGGCGTTCAACGCCTTCATCCACCGGGTCAACGACGAGTGGGTGCCGGCCGCCGCCAGGATCTCGCCGCGGCTGCTGGTCGAGATGCTGACCGACGCCGCGGCGCGGATCGCCGCCTACTGGGAGTCGGTGGACCTGCACGCGACCGGCCTGCCCGTCTCCTGGGCCGGCCCCGAGGCGGCGCCCATGTGGCTGGACTGCGCGCGGGACTACACCGAGTACTGGGTGCACCAGCAGCAGATCAGGGAGGCCGTCGGCGCCCCGCGCCTGGACGAGCCGCGTTTCCGTGCCCCGGTCGTCGACGCGTTCATGCGCGCCCTGCCGCACGCGCTGCGCGACGTGCGGCCGCCCGAGGGCACCCGGGTGCGCTACGCGGTCACCGGCGACTCCGGCGGGGCCTGGACCGCGACGAGGAGCGCGGGCCGCTGGGCCCTGGAGCGCGGCGACGGCGGGGGGCAGGAGCCCGACGCCGCGCTGACGACGGACGCCGACACGTTCTGGCGGCTGTGCACCCGCGACACGGTGCCGGAGGAGGCCCGGCCGCTGGTGGTGCGCGAAGGCGACGAGGCGCTGACGGAGGCGGCCGCGCGGATGGTCTCCATCATCGTCTGA
- a CDS encoding zinc-binding dehydrogenase encodes MRVVQVERFGGPEVLVPGRMPDPVAGPGQAVVGVFAADVMFLDTQIRSGWGGEYFAVSPPYVPGNGVAGRVVSAGEGVDADWIGTDVITETGRRDPGTGLSVAPTDGYAEQVAVPASGLIRLPDGLGPREAVALLHDGPTALMLAEAARIKPDDRVLVAAAAGGAGGLLVQLARAAGARVIGAARGRRKLDLARELGAEAVVDYSEPGWTDRVRQFTDGHGAEVALDGAGGRLGRSAFDVTARGGRFIAYGASGGEFAGIGPQESQSREVDVTTLFDLPSLDAAGKRRLVEEALGHAAAGRIRPFIGQTFDLERASEAHAAIAARSTLGKTLLLT; translated from the coding sequence ATGCGCGTGGTGCAGGTGGAGCGGTTCGGCGGCCCCGAGGTCCTGGTGCCCGGCCGGATGCCGGATCCGGTCGCCGGGCCGGGACAGGCCGTAGTCGGCGTCTTCGCCGCTGACGTCATGTTCCTCGACACACAGATACGCAGCGGGTGGGGCGGGGAGTACTTCGCCGTGAGCCCGCCGTACGTGCCCGGCAACGGGGTGGCGGGGAGGGTGGTCTCGGCCGGGGAAGGCGTGGACGCCGACTGGATCGGCACCGACGTCATCACCGAGACGGGCAGGCGCGATCCCGGGACCGGACTGTCGGTCGCCCCCACGGACGGCTACGCCGAACAGGTCGCGGTACCGGCGAGCGGGCTCATCCGGCTGCCCGACGGGCTGGGCCCGCGCGAGGCGGTGGCGCTGCTGCACGACGGTCCCACCGCACTGATGCTGGCCGAGGCGGCCCGGATCAAACCCGATGACCGGGTGCTCGTCGCAGCGGCGGCCGGGGGCGCGGGCGGTCTGCTGGTCCAGCTCGCGCGCGCCGCGGGCGCACGGGTCATCGGTGCCGCCCGGGGTCGGCGCAAGCTGGATCTGGCGCGCGAGCTGGGCGCCGAGGCCGTGGTCGACTACTCCGAACCCGGCTGGACCGATCGGGTGCGGCAGTTCACCGACGGCCACGGGGCGGAGGTGGCCCTGGACGGCGCCGGCGGCCGGCTCGGCCGTTCGGCGTTCGACGTCACGGCGCGCGGCGGCCGTTTCATCGCCTACGGCGCGTCCGGCGGCGAGTTCGCCGGGATCGGTCCTCAGGAGTCGCAGAGCCGCGAGGTGGACGTCACGACCCTCTTCGACCTGCCATCCCTCGACGCCGCGGGCAAGAGGCGGCTGGTCGAAGAGGCGCTGGGTCATGCGGCGGCGGGCCGGATCCGGCCGTTCATCGGCCAGACCTTCGACCTGGAACGGGCGAGCGAAGCCCACGCCGCGATCGCGGCCCGCAGCACCCTCGGAAAGACCCTGCTGCTGACCTGA
- a CDS encoding PLP-dependent cysteine synthase family protein has protein sequence MRFDSLLDSLGRTPLVGLPALSPSPEVRLWAKLEDRNPTGSIKDRAAFFMIEQAEKDGRLTPGCTILEPTSGNTGISLAMVAKLRGYRMVCVMPENTSAERKQLLEMWGAEIHFSPAEGGSNEAVRVAKAMAGEHPDWVMLYQYGNPANARAHYETTGPELLADLPGITHFVAGLGTTGTLMGVGRYLREHRPEVQIVAAEPRYGELVYGLRNLDEGFVPELYDESVLTTRFSVPSDAALKRTRELLNKEGIFAGISTGGALHAALGMAAKAVKAGESADIAFVIADAGWKYLSTGAYEGTLEEAEERLDGQLWA, from the coding sequence ATGCGTTTCGACTCTCTCCTGGACTCCCTGGGGCGGACGCCGCTCGTGGGCCTGCCCGCCCTGTCGCCGTCGCCGGAGGTGCGGCTGTGGGCGAAGCTGGAGGACCGCAACCCGACCGGCTCGATCAAGGACCGCGCGGCGTTCTTCATGATCGAGCAGGCCGAGAAGGACGGCCGGCTCACCCCCGGCTGCACCATCCTCGAACCCACGTCGGGCAACACCGGCATCTCGCTGGCCATGGTCGCCAAGCTGCGCGGCTACCGCATGGTGTGCGTGATGCCGGAGAACACCTCGGCCGAGCGCAAGCAGCTCCTGGAGATGTGGGGCGCCGAGATCCACTTCTCCCCGGCCGAGGGCGGGTCCAACGAGGCCGTGCGGGTGGCCAAGGCGATGGCCGGTGAGCATCCCGACTGGGTCATGCTCTACCAGTACGGCAACCCGGCCAACGCCCGGGCCCACTACGAGACGACCGGGCCGGAGCTGCTGGCCGACCTGCCCGGCATCACCCACTTCGTGGCGGGGCTGGGCACGACCGGCACCCTGATGGGCGTCGGCCGCTACCTGCGCGAGCACAGGCCCGAGGTGCAGATCGTGGCGGCCGAACCGCGCTACGGCGAGCTGGTCTACGGTCTGCGCAACCTGGACGAGGGCTTCGTCCCGGAGCTCTACGACGAGAGCGTGCTGACCACGCGCTTCTCCGTCCCCTCCGACGCGGCCCTCAAGCGCACCCGCGAGCTGCTCAACAAGGAGGGAATCTTCGCCGGCATCTCCACCGGCGGCGCGCTGCACGCCGCGCTGGGGATGGCGGCCAAGGCGGTCAAGGCCGGCGAATCCGCCGACATCGCCTTCGTCATCGCCGACGCCGGATGGAAGTACCTGTCCACCGGCGCCTACGAGGGCACCCTCGAAGAGGCGGAGGAACGCCTCGACGGCCAGCTCTGGGCCTAG
- a CDS encoding MoaD/ThiS family protein, with protein MAIEVRIPTILRNLTDGAKAVEGSGSTLGELVTDLDKRHPGIAERLVDNGQLRRFINVYLNDEDVRFLGGIDAPVSDGDSVTVLPAVAGGMR; from the coding sequence ATGGCCATCGAGGTCCGCATTCCCACGATCCTGCGCAACCTCACCGACGGCGCCAAGGCCGTCGAAGGCAGCGGCAGCACCCTCGGCGAGCTCGTCACCGACCTCGACAAGCGCCACCCCGGCATCGCCGAGCGCCTCGTCGACAACGGCCAGCTGCGCCGGTTCATCAACGTCTACCTCAACGACGAGGACGTGCGCTTCCTCGGCGGCATCGACGCGCCCGTCTCCGACGGCGACAGCGTCACCGTCCTGCCGGCCGTCGCCGGCGGCATGCGCTAG
- a CDS encoding Mov34/MPN/PAD-1 family protein has translation MLRIDRSIYDQIVAHARRDHPDEACGVVAGPEGSDRPVRFVEMINAERSPTFYRFDSIEQLKVWREMDDRDEEPVVIYHSHTATEAYPSRTDISYASEPGAHYVLVSTREPDTVEFRSYRIVDSEVTEEPVEIIGAA, from the coding sequence ATGCTGAGGATTGATCGCTCGATCTACGACCAGATCGTCGCCCATGCCCGCCGCGACCACCCCGACGAGGCGTGCGGCGTGGTCGCCGGCCCCGAGGGATCCGACCGGCCCGTGCGGTTCGTCGAGATGATCAACGCCGAGCGCTCGCCGACGTTCTACCGGTTCGACTCCATCGAACAGCTCAAGGTCTGGCGCGAGATGGACGACCGCGACGAGGAGCCGGTGGTCATCTACCACTCCCACACCGCGACCGAGGCCTATCCCTCGCGCACCGACATCTCCTACGCCTCCGAGCCCGGCGCCCACTACGTGCTGGTCTCCACCCGCGAGCCCGACACCGTGGAGTTCCGCTCCTACCGCATCGTGGACTCGGAGGTCACGGAGGAGCCGGTGGAGATCATCGGCGCCGCCTGA
- a CDS encoding DUF2017 domain-containing protein, translating into MTNGFRPAPRGGVTIDLDLDEAAVLRSMAGLILQLVEPPEPKDGLAELVGIGGSDTKPEDPVLARLFPDAYSDDTESAGDFRRYTEDELRRHKRDNAQAMLVALPEAGGSVTLDLADAHAWLKALNDVRLALGTRLEIEEETYDAYLRGEGQVDDADAAALHIYDWLGGLQETLLQALIGGGTDPG; encoded by the coding sequence ATGACCAACGGATTCCGCCCCGCGCCCCGAGGGGGCGTCACCATCGACCTCGACCTCGACGAGGCCGCCGTCCTGCGCTCCATGGCCGGCCTGATCCTGCAGTTGGTGGAGCCGCCCGAACCGAAGGACGGGCTCGCCGAACTCGTCGGCATCGGCGGCAGCGACACCAAGCCGGAGGACCCGGTGCTGGCCAGGCTCTTCCCCGACGCCTACTCCGACGACACCGAGTCGGCCGGGGACTTCCGCCGCTACACCGAGGACGAGCTGCGCCGGCACAAGCGCGACAACGCCCAGGCGATGCTGGTCGCCCTGCCCGAGGCCGGCGGCAGCGTCACGCTCGACCTCGCCGACGCGCACGCCTGGCTCAAGGCGCTCAACGACGTCCGCCTCGCCCTGGGCACCCGCCTGGAGATCGAGGAGGAGACCTACGACGCCTACCTGCGCGGCGAGGGTCAGGTGGACGACGCCGACGCCGCGGCCCTGCACATCTACGACTGGCTCGGCGGCCTCCAGGAGACGCTGCTGCAGGCGCTGATCGGCGGCGGGACCGATCCGGGGTGA
- the clpS gene encoding ATP-dependent Clp protease adapter ClpS: MTTAPVELERPETEEDVRPDLPWVTIVWNDPVNLMSYVTYVFQTVFGYSKRKAHKLMLDVHYKGRAVVSSGTREEMERDVSILHEYGLWATLQQDK, encoded by the coding sequence ATGACGACGGCGCCGGTCGAGCTGGAGCGGCCGGAGACCGAGGAGGACGTTCGGCCCGATCTCCCCTGGGTGACGATCGTCTGGAACGACCCCGTCAACCTGATGTCGTACGTGACCTACGTCTTCCAGACCGTCTTCGGCTACTCCAAGCGCAAGGCCCACAAGCTCATGCTCGACGTGCACTACAAGGGGCGGGCCGTGGTCTCCAGCGGCACCCGGGAGGAGATGGAGCGCGACGTCTCCATCCTGCACGAGTACGGGCTGTGGGCGACGCTCCAGCAGGACAAGTAG
- a CDS encoding nicotinate phosphoribosyltransferase yields MTDGWSSALLTDQYELTMVQGALHSGAAHRRTVFEMFARRLPETRRYGVVAGTGRFLEALERFRFDPEALDYLSRAGIVDDLTLKWLADYRFSGDIWGYAEGDCYFPGSPILVVEGTFAEAVILETLALSVYNHDCAIASAASRMVTAAGERPLIEMGSRRTHEMAAVAAARAAHLAGFATTSNLEAGRRYGVPTAGTSAHSFTLLHDSERHAFSAQLEALGNGTTLLVDTYDVVRAVNCGIELAGTELGGVRIDSGDLGPLAERVRRLLDEQGAADTRIVVTGDLDEYAIQALAIAPVDGYGVGTALVTGSGTPTASLVYKLVARAHGDDPAEPLAPVAKRSVGKPSRGGRKWGVRRFDDDGTASTELVYDHEPELGPLDRPLLRRLVAGGEIVGREPLSEARERHARAVKELPMAAQRMSRGEPAIPTSFEQRVNA; encoded by the coding sequence ATGACCGATGGCTGGAGCAGTGCGCTGCTGACCGACCAGTACGAGCTGACCATGGTGCAGGGTGCGCTGCACAGCGGTGCGGCGCACCGGCGGACGGTGTTCGAGATGTTCGCGCGCCGGCTGCCCGAGACCCGCCGCTACGGCGTGGTCGCCGGCACCGGGCGCTTCCTCGAGGCCCTGGAGCGGTTCCGCTTCGACCCCGAGGCGCTGGACTACCTGTCCCGGGCCGGGATCGTCGACGACCTTACCCTGAAGTGGCTCGCGGACTACCGGTTCTCCGGGGACATCTGGGGCTACGCCGAGGGCGACTGCTACTTCCCCGGCTCCCCGATCCTGGTCGTCGAGGGCACGTTCGCCGAGGCCGTCATCCTGGAGACGCTGGCGCTGTCCGTCTACAACCACGACTGCGCGATCGCCTCGGCGGCCTCGCGGATGGTCACGGCCGCGGGCGAGCGGCCGCTGATCGAGATGGGGTCGCGCCGCACCCACGAGATGGCCGCGGTCGCGGCGGCCCGCGCGGCCCACCTCGCCGGATTCGCCACCACCTCCAACCTGGAGGCGGGGCGGCGCTACGGCGTGCCGACGGCGGGCACCAGCGCGCACTCCTTCACCCTGCTGCACGACAGCGAGCGGCACGCCTTCTCCGCCCAACTGGAGGCGCTGGGCAACGGCACCACGCTCCTCGTCGACACCTACGACGTGGTGCGCGCCGTCAACTGCGGCATCGAGCTGGCAGGCACCGAGCTGGGCGGGGTGCGCATCGACTCCGGCGACCTCGGCCCGCTGGCCGAGCGGGTGCGGCGGCTGCTGGACGAACAGGGGGCCGCCGACACCCGCATCGTCGTCACCGGCGACCTCGACGAGTACGCGATCCAGGCGCTGGCCATCGCGCCCGTGGACGGCTACGGGGTGGGCACCGCGCTGGTCACCGGCTCGGGAACGCCGACGGCGTCGCTGGTCTACAAGCTGGTGGCCCGCGCGCACGGCGACGACCCGGCCGAGCCGCTGGCGCCGGTCGCCAAGCGCTCGGTGGGCAAGCCCAGCCGGGGCGGCCGCAAATGGGGGGTGCGGCGCTTCGACGACGACGGAACCGCGTCGACCGAGCTGGTCTACGACCACGAACCCGAGCTCGGCCCGCTGGACCGGCCGCTGCTGCGGCGACTGGTCGCCGGGGGCGAGATCGTCGGCCGCGAGCCGCTGAGCGAGGCGCGCGAGCGGCACGCCCGGGCCGTCAAGGAACTGCCGATGGCCGCGCAGCGGATGTCGCGCGGCGAACCGGCGATCCCCACGTCTTTCGAACAGCGCGTCAACGCCTGA
- a CDS encoding isochorismatase family protein, with the protein MLALIVVDVQNDFCEGGSLAVSGGTDVASAVSAFIDARHGDYVHVVATRDYHVDPGAHFSDSPDFVDSWPPHCVVGTSGADFHPRFETDRVDAVFSKGAHTAAYSGFEGATEDGATLSAWLREHGVTSVDVVGIATDHCVRATALDAVRAGFDTRVLLNLTAGVAQESVHTALEELRGAGVALEGQPVVA; encoded by the coding sequence ATGTTGGCACTGATCGTCGTCGACGTACAGAACGACTTCTGTGAGGGCGGCAGCCTCGCCGTGTCCGGGGGCACCGATGTCGCCTCGGCGGTCTCGGCGTTCATCGACGCGCGGCACGGCGACTACGTGCACGTGGTGGCCACCCGCGACTACCACGTCGACCCCGGCGCGCACTTCTCCGACTCCCCCGACTTCGTCGACTCCTGGCCCCCGCACTGCGTGGTGGGCACCTCCGGCGCGGACTTCCACCCGCGCTTCGAGACCGACCGGGTGGATGCGGTGTTCAGCAAGGGCGCCCACACCGCCGCCTACAGCGGGTTCGAGGGGGCGACCGAGGACGGCGCGACGCTGTCGGCCTGGCTGCGCGAGCACGGCGTGACCTCGGTCGACGTGGTGGGCATCGCCACCGACCACTGCGTGCGCGCCACCGCCCTGGACGCGGTCCGGGCCGGGTTCGACACCCGGGTGCTGCTCAACCTGACCGCCGGCGTCGCCCAGGAGAGCGTGCACACGGCGCTGGAGGAGCTGCGCGGGGCCGGCGTCGCCCTGGAGGGCCAGCCGGTCGTGGCCTGA